A part of Kryptolebias marmoratus isolate JLee-2015 linkage group LG8, ASM164957v2, whole genome shotgun sequence genomic DNA contains:
- the si:dkey-151g10.3 gene encoding serine/threonine-protein kinase WNK1 isoform X2 gives MATDPGEPTGTEDSSEKPDGQKEEAKEQKGRTDQQKDGTLGAPLDSPSSQAQRERETRGDDGIRKGGGEGGGEKDETFQECEETPVLVPKPVIPGDTGQKPLKREKRFFRKSVEICETDDEVALPPEAPHSAPHLELRSAETGFSKAQQQGAATSRAAPGHGPSQGHEAEKDASSSVPTPSVRERDREQEEEAEMKAVATSPGGRFLKFDIELGRGAFKTVYKGLDTETWVEVAWCELQDRKLTKAEQQRFKEEAEMLKGLQHPNIVRFYDSWESVLRGKKCIVLVTELMTSGTLKTYLKRFKVMKPKVLRSWCRQILKGLHFLHTRTPPIVHRDLKCDNIFITGPTGSVKIGDLGLATLMRTSFAKSVIGTPEFMAPEMYEEHYDESVDVYAFGMCMLEMATSEYPYSECQNAAQIYRKVTSGIKPASFDKVNDPEIKEIIEGCIRQNKSQRLSIRDLLNHAFFAEDTGVRVELAEEDTGIQDCLALRIWVEDPKKLKGKHKDNEAIEFSYDLENDSAEEVALEMVKSGFFHESDAKVVGKSIRDRVNLIKKSRERRQQQLLQQGLEERRDSTITSYPFSYPSCPSSLMLGTGGLTGGGETGAAGGVQESEELPEVDQHVRQQHIFSATTLSLPGESHGSASCESYASGQSQAHSQQGESYSHSQITLPLMAASTGALVNPQMLSIGEGGSGSNVPLGQSVSMPISKSEGGPVAQTFLQPNAMVPQVSPSVPQQYFQSQTFPSDAFQTAIPHGSAAPSQTFIPPVSPQAPINVFTTSMPVSDAIGQAGTIVPQTQQIQHPAMPMQHTDIITHAAPPQTQPVMISQHSIIPQQQRGMDPQTCTLQQQPQRQMKAQVTLVEQQVTAIHLPPGQDQQSLSAAAIQKCQLEPEQQTFVQQPVQRVQPASQQHVMSTQTAMAVPQQPAEQHQAFKQQLYAQQQLDQQQQATLFQQQEQQAQLQQQKPLQYKQLVDQQQQVPAQQDQSVQAYLQHQKEQQQQQHLSLQQQQQIQSYQQIGQHQDRTKTETEMQRQSGEQQLQFQQAQQKNEQLQQQNATQQREQQLLIQQDLQKQLLQQEQQQVQLKQHVEQQQQVLLQLQLEQQHQQVLLQQQQANLLQQQAQMKHQIKEQQQQQQAAVIQPPQTEKHEPVHVPQSNSELQIQQQTANIQQLRLPQLNTCQFAQQQQPVVAHHQHHTSTVEPHLSVGVPSCTETVQRQTHVISPTPVPVTIQAPQIPHQTSPAVLTQHGQVHLQKQEQFPVQFLAQSVPRAPQPATEASGTSPAAMISGQMQQMQVYQIQQVPLQANYPGPVTPTQGQVAAQPLIQTQPQHTAILQSQQVPGQIPKVDIQMIGQQHQSTAQSLAAVASVFSPIQHETCVQQNVQMPSLSQSNLRQEAQGQAPYQVHPQPTGGFLTPQYVPQSTHQSMPSLLHDMTHTSQQQVCQQQTLQYQQVLLSPGSAGEAKTGGLAVDPTCLPVTPHPVQVGQGEDLSQTTTHPVVQAQQQSTRSSVDSSVVQPMSQSLMSQSIEHYQQQLQSLSQVHQPPAQPTAHSQLLAQLIQIPMPQPSQQDLTALNTEGQLPPQGPPTSHVMIQPSALIGASNVAETQSQSRTLPLYSHLVAGCPPSPQHQPAHTHTQTSNQVQTHSQTQTQVHTQSHSHTQTHNEAAVRAQQMSLSSSNASCPSAPPPSLPSQHPTPAPATELPPPSAVAQVALKRQAEFIPTSPSPVTALQSLDSNAPKLFQASLQDCDISLQGVTQDGPLNTSAESSSGTLPANGDDSLHLSANGKLEKSKAQKRASILRPEKGSHPFQLSMLQVSSKGDNMVECQLETHSNKMVTFKFDIEEDTPEDIADYMVEEDFVLDTEKEKFVEELKAIVQKAQKILQTHSQTGSTDQLIVSTPTSSIDSVPQSSPVGRWRFFINQTIRHRDSLSSQGTVTPPPTSEARIPQSPQRDKVVEDDGSQSLESCTTMVSPPHTTRSSASPSVSTASAPASTALPVSVAVATASETISGPASVPLIASSCLELPVSTAAPTDQILSSLLANAIPPVADAPPLSTAPAAVSPSPTPMFPGNFTAPVTSVCSAAAVTQSSASFQSPFPLEVMSSAVNQLAMEQQQTFAQVATSQSRQAPMTQQLQAVHFEKELQQAASQQQPLQHQGNQEQMLLQQERPPQQSFQQLQQHQLMETQMPLQQQLTEAQMLSMPGNTELLHQLLPLLPVQQTQPQQTSPFAPQLLQQTQFQQSPQQVSASLSYLVTQQQEQQQQQLNLQQTIHLQQQQMMQLQQQQHQLLMGAAAQNQLLSSSVSQQLVQQQTQLNVTSMPQQQILHQNQGPVELLQHVQSQKVLQHPEQQQEMVKAMDTPQKQQQFPMQKQSSLQMSESEVSAGETSVTEDTGSYSAHFHPSSDSSLPPLHLSSAEAHLPNLSLAMTPSPAQPSSVAESDSEGPPKMGFVDNRIKTLDEKLRNLLYQEYSGGATHTGAASAPVSATSTSAGGDESSEPQALQLLSFHPPASSSDTSPYASSSTTSSTTPRSSSTSPDPERGEEGKEASTDMPNLVQLSPVEQQPGPSLPSTSASSSPHPSLLPPSHDESAGPHSPLVPGEPTVFALPPHSDTSATGDASWPPNQHLIPLHQGQQQHNAGGGYFGLNLTCPSIRNPVSKKSWTRKFKNWACKLRHSAILFKKPRVPQDGHSISQPLEADNKETSLSSSQSHKGRFQVTPVLQTSPPKVAASSHGSMHRKVGRFSVTKTETKKEDRHTDSSPVSPDLERARRKSQTKEWDKEDSKRTPSVARGLGHSHSQLGSSDDDDGSELEDEELRKELHKLREKHIREVVSLQAQQNRELQELYKQLRSLKDQRQSLPASLCRTPPLPVAPPVLSPRRPRPAKIKLRPRPHSHMDNNGVTRSGIQQSSSFSGGEQGRLSPFCHPELQTSVPAKTDHSPSRKSTFTDELHKLVDNWTKEVVGPAQTKPSLNQIKQIQQVQGGWSQSAEAAPPGWFPAAQLSPQAPPAPAGLTVAASSHYTGGGSLTTLPSPGPPPSQTHMAQVPQMQQSLHLHQPGPLLQMPYQQSPLCQPRMQTSMHSPTQPAILLPQSATQSQLLLPSQVPTSPVTTAMSLLQGSGTNVVTDSTAVVGAVFCSPSSQSTTCSPSCSTAAVPSSAKIHPAPPASTLPLGQK, from the exons GACCGCAAGCTGACCAAAGCGGAGCAGCAACGCTTTAAGGAGGAGGCGGAGATGTTGAAAGGCCTTCAGCATCCCAACATAGTTCGCTTCTATGACTCTTGGGAGTCTGTGCTCCGTGGAAAGAAGTGCATTGTTCTGGTCACAGAGCTCATGACGTCAGGAACACTCAAAAC TTATCTGAAGCGTTTCAAGGTGATGAAACCCAAGGTCCTAAGGAGTTGGTGCAGGCAAATTCTGAAGGGTCTTCACTTCCTGCACACCAGAACTCCACCGATTGTCCATCGGGATCTTAAATGTGACAACATCTTCATAACGGGCCCCACAGGATCAGTCAAGATAGGTGACCTGGGACTAGCCACTCTTATGAGGACCTCATTTGCCAAAAGTGTCATAG GAACCCCGGAGTTCATGGCTCCAGAGATGTATGAGGAGCACTACGATGAGTCTGTGGATGTGTATGCCTTTGGGATGTGTATGCTGGAGATGGCTACTTCAGAATATCCCTACTCTGAATGCCAAAATGCTGCTCAGATCTATCGCAAAGTCACAAGT gGTATAAAGCCAGCCAGCTTCGATAAAGTAAATGATCCCGAAATCAAGGAGATCATTGAGGGCTGCATACGTCAGAACAAAAGCCAGAG ACTCTCTATCAGAGACCTCCTGAACCATGCATTCTTTGCAGAAGACACGGGGGTCCGAGTGGAGCTGGCAGAGGAAGACACAGGCATACAGGACTGTCTGGCTCTCCGGATTTGGGTTGAAGATCCGAAGAAGCTGAAGGGGAAGCACAAGGACAATGAGGCCATCGAGTTCAGCTACGATCTGGAGAATGATAGTGCTGAGGAAGTGGCTTTAGAAATG GTGAAGTCAGGTTTCTTCCATGAGAGTGATGCCAAGGTGGTGGGAAAATCCATCCGGGATCGAGTGAATCTAATTAAAAAGTCTAGAGAGCGTcgacagcagcagcttcttcagcaagGCCTTGAAGAACGAAGAGACTCCACCATAACCTCTTACCCATTTTCATATCCCTCCTGCCCATCCTCGCTGATGCTCGGGACGGGTGGTCTTACAGGAGGTGGAGaaacaggagctgcaggaggagttcAGGAGTCTGAGGAGCTGCCGGAAGTAGACCAGCATGTcaggcagcaacacattttcagTGCGACAACCCTTAGTCTGCCAG GTGAGAGCCATGGGTCTGCCAGCTGTGAATCGTATGCCAGTGGACAGAGCCAGGCACACTCTCAGCAAGGGGAATCGTACTCCCACTCACAGATTACGCTCCCCCTTATGGCAGCT agcaCAGGTGCATTGGTTAATCCTCAGATGCTCAGCATTGGTGAGGGTGGAAGTGGTTCAAATGTGCCTCTTGGTCAGAGTGTTAGCATGCCCATAAGTAAAAGTGAAGGGGGTCCTGTTGCCCAGACATTTCTTCAACCCAACGCCATGGTTCCCCAGGTATCACCAAGTGTACCTCAGCAATATTTTCAG TCACAAACATTTCCATCAGATGCATTTCAGACTGCCATTCCTCATGGGTCAGCGGCCCCCTCACAGACATTTATACCCCCTGTTTCCCCACAAGCACCCATTAATGTGTTCACTACATCCATGCCAGTCAGTGATGCTATTGGACAAGCAGGGACCATTGTGCCCCAAACTCAGCAGATCCAACACCCTGCAATGCCCATGCAGCACACTGACATCATTACCCACGCCGCACCCCCACAAACACAGCCTGTCATGATCTCACAGCACTCCATTATCCCACAACAACAGAGAGGGATGGATCCCCAGACCTGCACTCTACAGCAGCAGCCACAAAGGCAAATGAAGGCCCAGGTGACTCTTGTTGAACAACAAGTTACTGCCATTCATCTGCCACCAGGGCAGGATCAACAGagcctttcagctgcagctatCCAGAAATGTCAACTGGAGCCTGAGCAGCAGACATTTGTACAGCAGCCTGTTCAACGTGTCCAACCAGCTTCTCAGCAGCATGTGATGTCTACACAAACAGCTATGGCAGTGCCACAGCAGCCAGCAGAGCAACATCAAGCTTTTAAACAGCAGTTGTATGCACAGCAACAGCTTGATCAGCAGCAACAAGCAACCCTCTTTCAACAACAGGAACAGCAGGCCCAGTTGCAACAGCAAAAACCACTGCAATACAAACAACTCGTGGATCAGCAGCAGCAAGTTCCTGCACAACAAGATCAATCAGTACAGGCATACTTACAACATCAGaaagagcagcaacagcagcagcatcttagcttacagcaacagcagcaaatCCAGTCATATCAACAAATTGGACAACACCAAGatagaacaaaaacagaaacagagatgCAACGACAAAGTGGAGAACAGCAGCTGCAATTTCAGCAGgcacaacagaaaaatgaacaactgCAACAGCAAAATGCAACCCAACAGAGGGAGCAACAACTATTAATACAACAAGATTTGcaaaagcagctgctgcaacaagAGCAGCAACAAGTGCAACTCAAGCAACatgtggagcagcagcagcaagttCTGTTGCAACTACAGTTAGAACAACAGCATCAGCAAGTTTTGttgcagcagcaacaagcaaATTTGTTACAGCAACAAGCTCAGATGAAGCACCAAattaaagagcagcagcagcagcaacaagctgctGTTATTCAGCCCcctcaaactgaaaaacatgaaCCTGTGCATGTTCCACAAAGCAACAGTGAGCTACAGATTCAGCAACAAACGGCTAATATACAACAGTTGCGTCTCCCACAACTTAACACCTGTCAGTTTGCCCAGCAGCAGCAACCAGTTGTTGCTCATCATCAGCACCACACCTCCACGGTGGAACCTCATCTTTCTGTTGGTGTTCCAAGTTGCACTGAAACAGTTCAGCGCCAAACTCATGTAATCTCTCCAACTCCGGTCCCAGTGACCATTCAGGCTCCGCAAATTCCCCACCAGACATCTCCCGCTGTCCTCACTCAGCACGGACAGGTTCATCTTCAAAAACAGGAACAGTTCCCAGTCCAGTTTTTAGCTCAGTCCGTACCCCGAGCTCCTCAGCCTGCGACTGAAGCCAGTGGAACTTCCCCAGCGGCAATGATCTCGGGACAAATGCAACAAATGCAAGTCTACCAGATCCAGCAAGTTCCTCTGCAAGCTAATTATCCTGGACCTGTAACTCCCACACAGGGTCAGGTAGCTGCTCAGCCATTAATCCAGACTCAACCTCAACATACAGCTATTCTGCAGTCCCAGCAAGTACCTGGCCAGATCCCAAAAGTTGATATTCAAATGATAGGCCAACAGCACCAAAGTACAGCTCAATCCTTAGCTGctgttgcttcagtttttagTCCAATACAGCATGAAACTTGTGTTCAGCAAAATGTCCAAATGCCTAGTCTTAGCCAATCCAATCTCCGACAGGAAGCTCAAGGCCAGGCACCCTACCAAGTGCATCCTCAGCCTACAGGTGGCTTTTTAACTCCCCAGTATGTCCCTCAATCTACTCACCAAAGCATGCCATCCTTACTGCATGATATGACTCATACTTCACAACAGCAAGTGTGTCAGCAGCAAACACTCCAGTATCAGCAGGTCCTTCTGTCTCCAGGCTCAGCTGGTGAAGCTAAAACTGGTGGTCTAGCAGTTGACCCTACCTGTCTTCCTGTCACTCCTCATCCTGTGCAGGTTGGACAAGGTGAAGATTTAAGCCAAACAACAACACATCCAGTTGTTCAGGCCCAGCAGCAGTCTACAAGAAGCTCTGTGGACTCCTCTGTCGTTCAGCCCATGTCCCAGTCATTGATGTCTCAGTCTATAGAGCATTACCAGcaacagctgcagagtttgtcTCAAGTGCACCAGCCCCCAGCCCAACCTACCGCACACTCCCAGTTACTGGCACAGCTCATCCAGATTCCTATGCCACAACCATCTCAGCAGGACTTAACAGCACTTAACACTGAAGGTCAGCTTCCTCCACAGGGTCCCCCTACTTCACATGTGATGATTCAGCCCTCTGCGCTGATAGGAGCCAGTAATGTCGCTGAGACCCAGTCACAGAGCAGGACGCTGCCTCTTTACAGTCACCTAGTGGCAGGCTGTCCTCCATCTCCACAGCATCAACCagctcatacacacacacaaactagcAATCAGGTCCAAACGCActctcagacacaaacacaagttcACACACAAAGTCACTCTCATACTCAGACACACAACGAGGCTGCTGTTCGTGCACAACAAATGTCCCTCAGCTCTTCAAATGCCTCGTGTCCCTCAGCACCACCGCCGTCTCTCCCATCCCAACATCCTACCCCAGCCCCTGCTACAgagcttcctcctccttcagcagtAGCCCAGGTAGCCTTAAAGAGGCAGGCCGAGTTTATTCCCACCTCTCCTTCACCTGTCACTGCGCTACAATCGCTTGACTCTAATGCTCCTAAACTGTTCCAAGCCTCGCTGCAAGACTGTGACATTTCTCTACAGGGCGTCACTCAG GATGGTCCACTGAATACAAGTGCAGAGTCTTCATCAGG GACTCTTCCAGCTAATGGTGACGACTCCCTGCATCTTTCAGCAAAtggaaaattagaaaaatcaaAGGCTCAGAAAAGAGCTTCCATACTGAGGCCTGAGAAAGGTTCCCATCCATTTCAACTGAGCATGCTCcag GTTTCCAGCAAAGGGGACAATATGGTAGAATGTCAGTTAGAAACTCACAGCAATAAGATGGTGACATTCAAGTTTGACATTGAAGAGGACACACCTGAAGATATTGCAGACTACATG GTTGAAGAGGACTTTGTTCTTGatacagaaaaagagaaatttgtAGAGGagcttaaagcaatagttcaaaAAGCCCAGAAAATTCTTCAGACACATTCACAG aCTGGATCAACCGACCAGTTAATTGTGAGCACTCCTACGAGCTCGA TAGACTCAGTGCCCCAGTCGTCTCCAGTGGGACGATGGCGCTTCTTTATCAACCAGACCATTCGCCATAGAGACTCCCTGTCCAGCCAGGGGACAGTCACACCCCCACCCACTTCAGAAGCCAGGATTCCACAATCTCCTCAACGAGACAAAG ttgTAGAAGATGATGGATCTCAAAGTCTTGAGTCTTGTACTACAATGGTTTCTCCCCCACACACAACTCGTTCTTCTGCCTCACCTTCAGTCTCTACTGCCTCGGCCCCTGCTTCCACAGCTCTTCCAGTCTCTGTGGCTGTGGCCACTGCTTCTGAAACCATCTCTGGGCCGGCCTCTGTCCCACTCATTGCCTCAAGCTGTCTTGAATTGCCAGTGTCCACTGCTGCTCCTACCGACCAGATACTTAGTTCTCTTTTAGCTAATGCAATACCACCTGTTGCAGACGCTCCCCCATTGTCcactgctcctgctgctgtgtCTCCCTCACCCACCCCCATGTTTCCTGGTAACTTTACTGCTCCCGTCACCAGTGTTTGCTCCGCTGCAGCAGTTACCCAGTCTTCAGCCTCTTTTCAGTCCCCTTTTCCGCTTGAAGTGATGTCTTCTGCAGTGAATCAGCTTGCCatggagcagcagcagacatTCGCCCAGGTGGCCACTTCACAATCACGGCAGGCTCCAATGACGCAACAGCTGCAAGCAGTGCATTTTGAAAAGGAGTTACAGCAGGCAGCATCCCAACAACAACCATTACAACATCAAGGCAATCAAGAACAAATGTTACTGCAGCAAGAACGACCACCCCAACAGTCTTTCCAGCAATTACAACAACATCAGCTAATGGAAACACAAATGCCACTTCAACAACAACTGACTGAAGCGCAAATGCTGTCTATGCCAGGTAATACAGAACTGTTACATCAGTTGCTGCCACTATTACCTGTACAGCAGACCCAGCCGCAGCAAACATCGCCGTTTGctccacagctgctgcaacagaCCCAGTTTCAGCAGTCACCACAACAGGTTAGTGCATCTCTATCTTATTTAGTGactcagcagcaggagcagcagcagcaacaattAAATCTGCAGCAGACAATACATTTACAACAACAGCAAATGATGCAGCTACAGCAACAGCAACATCAGCTGTTAATGGGTGCTGCTGCTCAGAACCAACTGTTGTCCTCATCCGTAAGTCAACAACTAGTTCAACAGCAGACACAGCTAAATGTCACCTCGATGCCACAACAGCAGATTCTGCATCAAAACCAAGGTCCTGTTGAGCTGCTACAACATGTTCAGTCGCAGAAAGTCCTGCAACACCCCGAGCAACAACAGGAGATGGTTAAAGCCATGGACACACcgcagaaacagcagcagtttcCAATGCAGAAGCAGTCATCTTTGCAGATGTCAGAGTCAGAGGTGTCCGCAGGTGAGACAAGTGTCACTGAAGACACTGGCAGCTATTCTGCTCATTTCCACCCTTCATCCGACTCCTCGCTGCCACCTCTCCATCTTTCCTCTGCTGAAGCCCACTTACCCAATCTCTCCCTCGCTATGACACCATCCCCCGCCCAGCCATCCTCTGTGGCTGAGTCAGACAGCGAAGGCCCCCCGAAAATGGGATTTGTTGACAACCGTATAAAGACTTTAGATGAGAAGTTGAGAAACCTGTTGTATCAGGAGTACAGCGGCGGGGCCACACATACTGGAGCTGCCTCTGCACCTGTGTCAGCTACCTCCACATCAGCTGGGGGTGATGAGTCATCTGAACCACAGGCCCTCCAGCTCTTATCTTTTCACCCACCTGCCTCTTCCTCCGACACCTCCCCCTATGCCTCGTCTTCTACTACCTCCTCCACCACTCCCCGCTCCTCTTCCACCTCTCCTGACCCAGAGAGGGGTGAAGAGGGAAAAGAAGCATCTACAGACATGCCCAACCTTGTGCAGTTGAGCCCAGTGGAGCAGCAGCCTGGTCCATCTCTCCCCTCCACTTCTGCCTCATCCTCTCCGCATccttctctcctccctcccaGTCATGATGAATCTGCCGGCCCCCACTCCCCACTTGTACCAGGAGAACCAACCGTATTT GCTCTACCCCCACACTCTGACACCAGTGCCACTGGAGACGCATCATGGCCCCCCAATCAGCACCTGATCCCCCTTCATCaaggacagcagcagcacaatGCAGGAGGTGGATATTTTGGCCTAAACCTGACATGTCCTAGTATCAGAAACCCGGTTAGCAAGAAATCCTGGACTCGAAAATTCAAAAACTGGGCATGCAAACTGCGCCACTCCGCCATCTTGTTCAAGAAGCCCAGAGTCCCACAAG ATGGACATTCAATCAGTCAGCCGCTTGAAGCGGATAACAAGGAGACATCATTGAGTTCATCTCAGTCGCACAAAGGGCGGTTTCAG GTGACACCAGTGCTCCAGACATCTCCCCCAAAGGTTGCTGCGTCAAGCCATGGGAGTATGCACAGGAAAGTGGGACGCTTCTCTGTAACCAAGACGGAGACGAAGAAAGAGGACAGGCACACTGACAGCTCACCTGTGTCTCCTGACCTGGAAAGAGCGAGAAGGAAATCTCAGACCAAGGAATGGGATAAAGAAGACAGTAAGAGGACCCCATCAGTGGCCCGAGGACTTGGACACAGCCACTCACAGCTGGGCAGCAGTGACGATGACGACGGGAGTGAGCTGGAGGATGAAGAGCTGAGAAAAGAGCTACACAAACTCAGAGAAAA GCACATCAGAGAGGTTGTTTCTCTTCAGGCCCAGCAGAACAGAGAGCTACAGGAACTTTACAAACAACTCCGTTCTCTTAAAGACCAAAGACAGAGTCTGCCCGCCTCCCTGTGCCGAACCCCTCCTCTTCCTGTGGCACCTCCTGTCCTCTCTCCACGCAGGCCAAGGCCAGCCAAAATCAAGCTTCGGCCCCGACCTCACTCTCACATGGACAACAATGGAGTGACGCGCTCTG GGATTCAGCAGTCAAGTAGTTTTTCAGGTGGCGAGCAGGGTCGACTGTCACCATTCTGCCACCCAGAGCTTCAAACTTCAGTGCCTGCTAAAACAG atCACAGTCCGTCAAGGAAAAGCACATTCACAGATGAACTTCACAAGCTTGTTGATAATTGGACGAAGGAGGTGGTGGGCCCTGCTCAGACCAAGCCTTCACTGAATCAGATCAAGCAGATCCAGCAGGTGCAGGGAGGCTGGAGCCAGTCAGCGGAG GCCGCGCCTCCAGGTTGGTTTCCAGCAGCCCAGCTGAGCCCCCAGGCACCTCCGGCCCCTGCAGGCTTGACGGTGGCAGCCTCCTCTCATTACACAGGGGGAGGAAGCCTGACAACCCTCCCCTCCCCAGGACCCCCACCTTCACAAACTCACATGGCTCAAGTGCCACAGATGCAGCAAAGTTTACACCTCCATCAGCCTGGCCCCCTCCTGCAGATGCCCTATCAGCAGTCCCCTTTGTGCCAGCCTCGGATGCAAACCTCCATGCATTCACCGACACAGCCCGCTATTCTGCTGCCCCAGTCAGCAACACAAAGccaactgctgctgccttccCAAGTTCCCACATCACCGGTGACCACAGCCATGTCCCTGCTGCAGGGCAGTGGCACCAACGTAGTCACTGATAGCACTGCTGTTGTCGGGGCGGTGTTTTGCTCCCCTTCCTCTCAGTCGACGACCTGTTCCCCATCTTGTTCAACTGCTGCTGTACCTTCCAGTGCCAAAATTCACCCAGCGCCCCCCGCTTCCACTCTTCCTCTGGGACAGAAATGA